One Chryseobacterium indoltheticum DNA segment encodes these proteins:
- a CDS encoding M13 family metallopeptidase, with amino-acid sequence MKKLTLSLFLLAGVCSQNTLNAQTKSTQSASTTDKGLDISLMDKSVRPQDDFYNYVSGTWMKTAKIPSDKPTWGSFNKLADDTDNNSMTILNSLLKDKFAEGSEGKKIQDLYATYMNMEKRNADGIKPIQENINKIDAIKNLNDLQNYLTSVTKDGENNFYGWGVYSDLKNSNMNAVYLGDASLGMGRDYYQKVDAKNTEALAEYQKYVASMLKELGYKNADAAAKGIVDYEKSIAKHLLTNEQSRDNTLQYNPKTMTELKTLVKNVDLPAYLKKVGVDTDRVIIGELDYYKNFDKLVNAKTLPVIKDYLKFHMINGSASYLSEKLGDAKFAFYGKYLRGQQEQRALNKRGYELINGSLGEAFGKLYVEKYFPAEAKAQMVELIDYLKKSFAVHINGLAWMSATTKEKATAKLNKFTVKVAYPDTWKDYSKLNIVPESKGGNLYANLQNISEWQYNKDLAKIGKPVDKTEWGMTPQTVNAYYNPVYNEIVFPAAILQPPFFNPKADAAVNFGGIGAVIGHEMSHGFDDSGAQFDAEGNLVDWWTPEDKANFEKATKALASQYDKYEPVKGTFVNGTFTNGENIADLGGVNIAYDALQMYLKDKGNPGMISGYTQDQRFFLSWATVWRTLSSEKYMVNQVKTDPHSPGYFRSFGPLTNVDAFYKAFDVKPGDKLYKKPEDRIKIW; translated from the coding sequence ATGAAAAAATTAACGCTTTCTTTGTTTTTATTAGCAGGGGTTTGTTCACAAAATACGTTGAACGCTCAGACTAAATCTACTCAATCAGCATCTACAACAGATAAAGGTTTAGACATCAGTTTGATGGATAAATCTGTTCGTCCACAGGATGATTTCTATAATTATGTAAGCGGAACTTGGATGAAAACTGCCAAAATCCCTTCTGATAAACCAACTTGGGGAAGCTTCAACAAATTGGCGGATGATACCGATAACAATTCGATGACGATTCTTAACTCGCTTCTGAAAGATAAATTCGCAGAAGGAAGTGAAGGTAAAAAAATCCAGGATTTGTACGCAACGTACATGAATATGGAGAAGAGAAATGCAGACGGAATCAAGCCTATTCAGGAAAACATCAACAAAATTGATGCAATCAAAAATCTGAATGATCTTCAGAATTATTTAACATCAGTTACCAAAGACGGAGAAAATAATTTCTACGGATGGGGTGTTTATTCTGATCTGAAAAACTCTAATATGAATGCAGTTTACCTTGGTGACGCTTCATTAGGGATGGGTAGAGATTACTATCAGAAAGTTGATGCCAAAAACACAGAAGCTCTTGCAGAATACCAAAAGTATGTAGCTTCTATGTTGAAAGAATTAGGCTACAAAAATGCTGATGCAGCTGCGAAAGGTATTGTAGATTACGAAAAAAGCATTGCAAAACATTTATTAACGAATGAGCAAAGCCGTGACAATACGCTTCAGTACAACCCAAAAACAATGACTGAACTTAAAACTTTGGTTAAAAATGTAGATCTTCCTGCTTATCTTAAGAAAGTTGGGGTAGATACAGACCGAGTGATTATTGGGGAGCTGGATTACTATAAAAACTTTGATAAATTGGTAAATGCCAAAACATTACCTGTAATTAAAGATTATCTGAAATTCCACATGATCAATGGAAGCGCTTCTTATTTAAGTGAAAAATTAGGAGATGCAAAATTTGCTTTTTATGGTAAATATTTAAGAGGTCAGCAAGAGCAGAGAGCTTTAAACAAAAGAGGATATGAGTTGATCAATGGTTCTTTGGGTGAAGCTTTCGGAAAATTATATGTTGAAAAATACTTCCCGGCTGAGGCAAAAGCTCAGATGGTTGAGCTGATCGATTATTTAAAGAAAAGTTTTGCAGTTCACATCAACGGTTTAGCGTGGATGTCTGCTACTACAAAAGAAAAAGCAACGGCTAAGCTAAATAAATTTACAGTAAAAGTTGCTTATCCTGATACTTGGAAAGATTATTCTAAATTAAATATCGTTCCTGAATCTAAAGGTGGTAATTTATATGCAAACCTTCAGAACATTTCTGAATGGCAGTATAATAAAGATTTAGCAAAAATCGGAAAACCGGTTGATAAAACAGAATGGGGAATGACTCCACAAACTGTAAATGCGTATTACAACCCGGTTTACAACGAGATCGTGTTCCCTGCTGCAATTCTTCAGCCGCCATTCTTTAATCCTAAAGCAGATGCTGCGGTTAATTTTGGAGGAATCGGTGCTGTTATCGGTCACGAAATGAGTCATGGTTTTGATGATTCCGGAGCTCAGTTTGATGCAGAAGGAAACTTAGTGGACTGGTGGACTCCTGAAGACAAGGCTAACTTCGAAAAAGCAACTAAAGCTTTAGCCTCTCAATATGATAAGTATGAGCCTGTAAAAGGAACTTTCGTAAACGGTACGTTCACAAATGGTGAAAATATTGCCGATCTTGGTGGTGTAAACATTGCTTACGACGCTTTACAAATGTATTTAAAAGATAAAGGAAATCCTGGCATGATCAGCGGTTATACACAAGATCAGAGATTTTTCCTAAGCTGGGCAACCGTTTGGAGAACTTTATCAAGCGAAAAATATATGGTGAACCAAGTAAAAACAGATCCGCATTCTCCTGGATATTTCAGAAGTTTCGGTCCGTTGACAAACGTAGATGCTTTCTACAAAGCATTTGATGTGAAACCTGGTGATAAACTATACAAAAAACCAGAAGACAGAATTAAAATCTGGTAA
- a CDS encoding M13 family metallopeptidase, which produces MKKLNIAVLAFSGIVFLNSCGTTKNTTATVEKAPTNIVVENSSMTIYPENGINLSYMDKTIRPQDDFFSYVNGNWVKETQIPSDKASWGSFNALRENVDDASLGILNKILTEKYAEGSEGQKIQNLYASFMDVSKRNADGINPIKGDLAKVDAIKNVNDLQKYLLEATKLGDNSFYGWRVSADMKNSKMNAVYLGGPDLGLGRDYYQKVNEANTKTLAEYQNYVAKLFVVLGYKNSDATAKNVVDFEKQLANYLLTLEQNRDANLRYNPKNVTELSGLVKNVNLAKYLKDAGVNTDKVIVGELKYYQNMDQFINQKNLPLLKDYLKYHIINGNASNLGDNLDNIRFDFYSKYLQGQKEQRAMDKRGLALVNGVLGEAFGKLYVDKYFTPESKQQMEMYIDYILKSFKKHIHDMDWMSPETKVKAQEKLSKFSVKIAYPDQWKDYSKLKVEAPAQGATLYSNLQNVSAWQYQKSLEKVGKPVDKTEWGMSPQTVNAYYSGSNNEIVFPAAILQPPFYNPKADAAVNFGGIGAVIGHEISHGFDDSGSRFDGDGNLNNWWTDQDRKNFDAKVGQLAAQYNAYEPVKGSFVNGKFTSGENIGDLGGVAVAYDALQMYLKDKGNVGLISGFTQDQRFFMSWATVWRTKSTDQYMMNQVKTDPHSPGYFRAFGPLVNQDSFMKAFDIKPGDKLYKAPAERIKIW; this is translated from the coding sequence ATGAAAAAGCTAAATATTGCAGTACTTGCATTCTCAGGTATTGTATTCTTAAATTCTTGTGGTACTACCAAAAATACAACTGCAACTGTGGAAAAAGCTCCTACAAATATCGTTGTTGAGAATTCTTCAATGACTATTTATCCTGAAAACGGAATTAATTTATCTTATATGGATAAAACGATTCGTCCGCAGGATGATTTCTTCAGTTATGTCAACGGGAATTGGGTAAAAGAAACTCAGATTCCTTCTGATAAAGCAAGTTGGGGATCTTTCAATGCGTTGAGAGAAAATGTAGATGATGCTTCGCTAGGTATTTTAAATAAAATTTTAACCGAGAAATACGCTGAAGGTTCTGAAGGACAAAAAATTCAGAATCTGTATGCATCTTTTATGGATGTCAGCAAAAGAAATGCAGATGGTATCAATCCAATTAAAGGAGATTTAGCAAAAGTTGATGCCATTAAAAATGTAAATGATCTTCAGAAGTATCTTTTAGAAGCGACAAAATTGGGAGATAACTCTTTCTATGGTTGGAGAGTAAGCGCAGACATGAAAAACTCTAAGATGAATGCGGTTTATCTTGGTGGTCCAGATCTTGGTTTAGGAAGAGATTATTATCAAAAAGTAAATGAAGCCAATACCAAAACTTTAGCTGAATATCAAAATTATGTTGCTAAATTGTTTGTCGTTTTAGGATATAAAAATTCTGATGCAACAGCTAAAAATGTAGTTGATTTTGAAAAGCAACTGGCCAATTATTTATTGACTTTAGAGCAAAACAGAGATGCTAATTTAAGATACAATCCTAAAAATGTTACTGAGCTTTCTGGCTTGGTAAAAAATGTAAATTTGGCTAAATATCTGAAAGATGCAGGCGTAAATACTGATAAAGTAATCGTGGGTGAACTGAAATATTACCAAAATATGGATCAGTTTATCAATCAGAAAAATCTTCCGTTGTTGAAAGATTATTTGAAATATCATATCATCAATGGGAATGCAAGTAATTTGGGCGATAATCTAGACAATATCCGTTTCGATTTTTACTCTAAATATCTTCAGGGACAGAAAGAACAGCGAGCGATGGACAAAAGAGGTTTAGCGCTTGTAAACGGAGTTTTGGGTGAAGCATTCGGAAAATTGTATGTTGACAAATATTTTACGCCGGAATCAAAGCAACAAATGGAAATGTACATCGACTACATTTTAAAATCATTCAAAAAACATATCCATGATATGGATTGGATGTCGCCGGAAACCAAAGTAAAAGCTCAGGAAAAACTATCAAAATTCTCTGTGAAAATCGCTTATCCGGATCAGTGGAAAGATTATTCTAAACTAAAAGTAGAAGCTCCGGCTCAAGGGGCTACGTTATATTCCAACTTACAAAATGTTTCCGCTTGGCAATATCAGAAAAGCTTAGAAAAAGTAGGAAAACCTGTTGATAAAACGGAATGGGGAATGTCTCCACAAACCGTAAATGCATATTACAGCGGTTCAAATAACGAAATTGTTTTCCCAGCAGCGATTCTTCAGCCACCTTTTTACAATCCTAAAGCTGATGCTGCAGTGAATTTCGGAGGAATCGGAGCAGTGATTGGTCATGAAATCTCACACGGTTTTGATGATAGCGGTTCAAGATTCGATGGCGACGGAAATCTAAATAATTGGTGGACTGATCAGGATCGTAAGAATTTTGATGCAAAAGTGGGACAATTGGCAGCTCAATACAACGCTTACGAACCAGTAAAAGGAAGTTTTGTAAACGGAAAATTTACCAGCGGTGAAAATATTGGGGATTTAGGTGGCGTAGCGGTTGCTTATGATGCTTTACAGATGTATTTAAAAGATAAAGGAAATGTAGGTTTGATTAGCGGGTTTACTCAGGATCAGCGGTTTTTTATGAGCTGGGCAACAGTTTGGAGAACAAAATCTACCGATCAGTATATGATGAATCAGGTGAAAACAGATCCGCATTCACCGGGATATTTCCGAGCTTTCGGGCCTTTGGTAAACCAGGATTCTTTTATGAAAGCATTCGATATTAAGCCTGGAGACAAGCTTTATAAAGCTCCGGCTGAGAGAATTAAAATTTGGTAA
- a CDS encoding type VI secretion system contractile sheath small subunit — translation MLQFFYKFKQWIGQKFANPNQNQQSQNNNNMAMFNYGVGGNEVKVDANEAIQEIQENKSLIVSQLTTDETYVPEIVTGLKTVDDVFRHFQPSVAVQHETEDGSVVEEEFRFQNLADFTPKNLVQKSDYLQQLSMEQEQYNKIVRQLKTNKILRNMLENEQTRAAFIEALKDVAQELEK, via the coding sequence ATGTTACAGTTTTTTTATAAATTTAAACAATGGATTGGTCAAAAATTTGCTAATCCAAACCAAAATCAACAATCTCAAAATAATAATAATATGGCAATGTTTAATTATGGTGTTGGCGGAAACGAAGTCAAGGTCGACGCTAATGAAGCTATTCAGGAAATTCAGGAAAACAAATCGCTCATCGTAAGCCAGCTTACCACAGACGAAACTTATGTTCCCGAAATCGTTACAGGATTAAAAACCGTAGATGATGTTTTCAGACATTTTCAGCCTTCCGTCGCTGTACAGCATGAGACAGAAGATGGAAGTGTGGTAGAAGAAGAATTCCGTTTTCAGAATCTTGCAGACTTTACTCCCAAAAATCTTGTTCAGAAATCAGATTATCTTCAGCAGCTCAGCATGGAGCAGGAGCAGTACAATAAAATTGTACGTCAGCTGAAAACCAATAAGATTCTTCGCAATATGTTGGAAAACGAGCAGACCAGAGCTGCTTTTATTGAGGCATTAAAAGATGTTGCACAAGAACTTGAAAAATAA
- a CDS encoding DUF5458 family protein, which translates to MDSKLQAAESQQHNQQQQAGRPKSNPLEELNKIGGFGFIESVVDGIANMNPTRKARKEIFLNDGNKTDERKELLQKINLWVELLSSNESAEKMAETCKNKAQNADQNLKLNLKNSLDAVRQLETSYRTVAQFYKNTELDKVDNVSIVNATLEQVSDLDNPLFIDAISDEFKNYYDRLDLRDNYSILAIPGYLGSNKVIEKWAKICNENKVMMVTDFANLDKPDDVVDLFHSANLTGGELHRSNVIMTCNWLVGRGRAEEVGEEENVELPPSTSLAGKIHKTLMSQVAAGKKHGNINEVDAVKFELKKSEISQLEKMGLVPMVNEYGKIMAFSAKTLFTGDNIGLQTYSVVRVFDYVTKVLLDFLNRRAFENWNARNEDDLRKQIVSFLDGIKGADKLIEKFKIVRFEQDKVNKDRVWLDIRLTPYFPTKSFVIKLDGHKGDDGNEWDAEYIQD; encoded by the coding sequence ATGGATAGTAAATTACAGGCTGCAGAAAGTCAACAGCATAATCAACAACAACAGGCGGGCAGACCGAAAAGCAATCCGCTAGAAGAACTAAATAAAATCGGAGGCTTTGGCTTTATAGAATCTGTCGTAGACGGGATTGCCAATATGAACCCAACCAGAAAAGCAAGAAAAGAAATCTTCCTGAATGATGGTAATAAAACCGATGAGAGAAAAGAGCTGCTACAGAAAATTAATCTCTGGGTAGAGCTTTTAAGCAGTAACGAATCTGCTGAAAAAATGGCAGAAACCTGCAAAAATAAAGCACAAAATGCAGATCAGAATTTAAAGTTAAATCTTAAAAATTCTCTTGATGCTGTTCGTCAATTGGAAACTTCATACAGAACTGTTGCTCAGTTTTATAAAAATACAGAACTAGACAAGGTAGATAATGTAAGCATCGTAAATGCAACGTTAGAGCAGGTTTCAGATTTAGATAACCCGTTATTTATCGATGCTATTTCTGATGAGTTTAAAAATTATTACGACCGTTTAGATCTAAGAGATAACTATTCTATTTTGGCGATTCCGGGATATTTGGGATCGAATAAAGTAATTGAAAAATGGGCAAAAATCTGTAACGAAAACAAAGTAATGATGGTTACCGATTTTGCCAATCTTGATAAGCCTGATGATGTAGTCGATCTATTTCACTCTGCAAATCTTACGGGTGGCGAATTGCACCGAAGTAATGTCATTATGACATGTAACTGGCTTGTTGGTCGTGGTAGAGCAGAAGAAGTAGGTGAAGAAGAAAACGTAGAACTTCCACCTTCAACTTCGTTGGCAGGAAAAATTCACAAAACATTAATGTCACAGGTTGCTGCCGGTAAAAAACACGGTAATATCAACGAAGTAGATGCTGTGAAATTTGAATTAAAGAAAAGTGAAATTTCCCAGTTAGAAAAAATGGGATTGGTTCCTATGGTGAACGAGTACGGAAAAATCATGGCATTCTCTGCAAAAACATTGTTTACAGGAGATAACATCGGTCTTCAGACGTATTCTGTAGTTCGTGTATTCGATTATGTAACTAAAGTTTTATTGGATTTCTTAAACAGAAGAGCCTTTGAAAACTGGAATGCAAGAAACGAAGATGATTTGAGAAAGCAGATTGTAAGTTTCTTAGACGGTATAAAAGGTGCTGATAAATTAATAGAAAAGTTCAAAATTGTACGTTTTGAGCAGGATAAAGTAAATAAAGACAGAGTTTGGCTAGATATCAGATTGACTCCATATTTCCCGACAAAAAGTTTTGTGATCAAGCTTGACGGCCACAAAGGTGATGACGGTAACGAGTGGGATGCAGAATATATCCAGGATTAA
- the mutY gene encoding A/G-specific adenine glycosylase, protein MEKNKKSSDFLHIGNKLLKWYDKNARDLPFRKTKDPYKIWICEIVFQQTRIAQGINHYNNFIERFPDVKTLAESSEDEVLLYWKGLGYYSRAINIHKASQQIIHDYNGIFPSDYEEILKLKGIGKYTAAAVSSICFNGKMPAVDGNFYRVLSRIFADDFDISNSRAFNYFSELSALIMPENVGDFNQAMMDLGSEICKPKNPLCGECPVNADCLAFSLHKTSQFPVKTKKVKAEDLHLKYYFVHRNGQFLIQQRRDDFIWKKLFEFPLSISDDLNTFIKSVKTVNHKLTHKNLSIEIFNVEVDSESAWEDFIAQNNYIITDVEGSHERSFPKPLENYIQNYDIAYKIF, encoded by the coding sequence TTGGAAAAGAATAAAAAAAGTTCAGACTTTCTTCACATCGGGAACAAGTTGCTGAAGTGGTATGATAAAAATGCGAGAGATTTACCGTTCAGAAAAACCAAAGATCCTTATAAAATCTGGATTTGCGAGATCGTTTTTCAGCAAACCCGAATTGCTCAGGGAATAAATCACTACAATAATTTTATCGAAAGATTTCCCGACGTAAAAACTTTGGCAGAATCTTCTGAAGATGAGGTTTTGCTGTATTGGAAAGGTTTGGGGTATTACTCCCGTGCTATCAACATTCATAAAGCTTCACAACAAATTATCCACGATTATAACGGGATTTTTCCTTCTGATTACGAAGAAATTTTAAAACTAAAAGGTATAGGTAAATATACTGCTGCTGCCGTTTCAAGTATTTGTTTTAATGGAAAAATGCCTGCAGTTGACGGAAATTTCTACAGAGTTTTAAGCCGGATTTTTGCAGATGATTTTGATATTTCAAATTCGAGAGCTTTTAATTATTTTTCGGAATTATCAGCTTTGATTATGCCTGAAAATGTAGGCGATTTTAATCAGGCAATGATGGATTTGGGTTCTGAAATCTGCAAACCAAAAAATCCTTTGTGCGGAGAATGTCCTGTAAATGCTGATTGTCTTGCTTTTTCTTTACATAAAACTTCACAATTTCCTGTTAAAACCAAGAAAGTGAAAGCAGAAGATTTACACTTAAAATATTATTTCGTTCATCGGAACGGACAGTTTTTAATTCAGCAAAGAAGAGATGATTTTATCTGGAAGAAATTATTTGAATTTCCACTGAGTATTTCTGATGATTTAAATACATTTATTAAAAGTGTAAAAACCGTCAATCATAAGCTTACCCACAAAAATTTAAGCATAGAAATTTTTAATGTTGAGGTTGATTCTGAATCGGCTTGGGAAGATTTTATTGCTCAAAACAATTACATAATTACGGATGTTGAAGGTTCTCATGAAAGATCATTTCCAAAACCTTTAGAAAATTATATTCAAAATTACGATATAGCATATAAAATTTTTTAA
- the gldD gene encoding gliding motility lipoprotein GldD — protein sequence MIKKVIFIFLSMLIISCEKESTPKPYGELRLEYPAPKYKKFEPNCLYSFEVSDYAKIYDAKKPCWYYLNYPKMKAKIFLTYYPINNDFAQQIMETEKMVYKHTVKASSIDTKSFEYPEKKVYGNFYELKGQAASNLQFYATDSTKHFVTGYLYFNSRPKPDSLAPAIDYIKKDMMHLLDTFEWKK from the coding sequence ATGATTAAAAAAGTCATTTTTATTTTTCTTTCAATGTTGATTATTTCGTGCGAAAAAGAATCTACTCCAAAGCCTTACGGTGAATTGAGATTAGAGTATCCTGCACCAAAATATAAGAAATTTGAGCCCAATTGTCTGTATTCTTTTGAAGTTTCAGATTATGCTAAAATTTATGATGCAAAAAAACCTTGTTGGTATTATCTTAATTACCCGAAAATGAAGGCTAAGATTTTCCTGACGTATTACCCAATCAACAACGATTTTGCCCAGCAGATCATGGAAACCGAAAAAATGGTTTATAAACATACTGTAAAAGCGAGTTCTATCGATACAAAATCTTTCGAATATCCTGAGAAAAAAGTCTACGGAAATTTTTATGAACTGAAAGGTCAGGCTGCATCCAATCTGCAGTTTTATGCAACCGACAGTACAAAACATTTTGTGACAGGGTATTTATATTTCAATTCCAGACCAAAACCAGATTCTTTAGCGCCTGCAATCGATTATATCAAAAAAGATATGATGCATTTGCTGGATACTTTTGAATGGAAAAAATAA